A portion of the Cyanobium sp. PCC 7001 genome contains these proteins:
- a CDS encoding EamA family transporter, translated as MSPGASGLLQSWQFWASLAAVSAALTSLFAKLGLQGLQPDVATFLRTVVVVLCLAVVLAASGQLHGLELGSLPRASLLALALSGLATTASWLCYFRALQLGPVARVAPIDKLSVVLVALLGVIVLGEQLSWRSWLGVALIALGGVLVALP; from the coding sequence ATGAGCCCGGGGGCCTCCGGGCTGCTGCAGAGCTGGCAGTTCTGGGCCAGCCTTGCGGCCGTGAGCGCTGCCCTCACCTCCCTGTTCGCCAAGCTGGGGCTGCAGGGGCTGCAGCCCGATGTGGCCACCTTCCTGCGCACCGTGGTGGTGGTGCTGTGCCTGGCGGTGGTGCTGGCGGCCAGCGGTCAGCTCCACGGCCTGGAGCTGGGGAGCCTGCCGCGGGCCAGCCTGCTGGCCCTGGCCCTGTCGGGGCTGGCCACGACCGCCTCCTGGCTCTGCTACTTCCGTGCCCTGCAGCTGGGGCCGGTGGCCCGGGTGGCGCCGATCGACAAGCTGAGCGTGGTGCTGGTGGCCCTGCTGGGCGTGATCGTGCTGGGCGAGCAACTGAGCTGGCGCAGCTGGCTCGGGGTGGCCCTGATCGCCCTGGGAGGCGTGCTAGTCGCCCTGCCGTGA
- the leuS gene encoding leucine--tRNA ligase, protein MLGSRPDVSESSRYQPQAIEERWQEHWDREQLHRTPDASGPGEPFVALSMFPYPSGNLHMGHVRNYVITDVIARVQRMRGRPVLHPMGWDAFGLPAENAAIERGVDPGDWTDRNIAAMRQQLQRLGLSIDWDREVATCHADYYRWTQWLFLQFLEAGLAYQKDATVNWDPVDQTVLANEQVDSEGRSWRSGALVEKRQLRQWFLKITAYADQLLDDLPQLEGWPERVRTMQANWIGRSSGAELSFSVVNDRGQETGERITVFTTRPDTLFGASYLVLAPDHPLVATLTSSEHKLQVEAFSALVSRQSEQERTADDKPKRGVPIGARVRNPANGELIPLWIADYVLADYGTGAVMGVPAHDQRDFVFARQYELPVRQVIIPAGSDEHAYEGGAWTDPGILIHSGPFDGLTSAEAKQAITRTAEEQGWGEAKVQFRLRDWLISRQRYWGCPIPVIHCQSCGVVPVPADQLPVELPRNVPFSGKGGSPLAQLESWWQVPCPCCGQPARRETDTMDTFMCSSWYFLRYSDPHNTTLPFSREAVDRWLPVDQYVGGIEHAILHLLYARFFTKVLRDRGLLGFGEPFTRLLTQGMVQGITYRNPASGKYVAPADVADPTDPRDPISGEVLDTFYEKMSKSKHNGVDPAVVIDRYGADTARMFILFKAPPEKDLEWDDADVEGQFRFLQRLWRLVDGALARGLMLGPAEQDGTDSANLPTADLIPAERELRRAVHTAIAAVSEDLDGDFQFNTAVSELMKLSNAMADHLEASRDPVAREALRTLVLLLAPFAPHLAEELWARLHGQAAGDGTSPGSVHRESWPSLDPEALVRDTIPLVIQVKGKVRGSLEVPADADKAALEAIALASDIAAKWLEGKPPSRVIVVPGKLVNLVP, encoded by the coding sequence CTGCTGGGTTCCAGGCCTGACGTGAGCGAGAGCAGCCGCTACCAACCGCAGGCGATCGAGGAGCGCTGGCAGGAGCACTGGGATCGGGAGCAGCTGCACCGCACGCCCGATGCCTCGGGCCCAGGGGAGCCCTTCGTGGCCCTCTCGATGTTCCCCTATCCCTCGGGGAACCTGCACATGGGCCATGTGCGCAACTACGTGATCACCGATGTGATCGCCCGTGTCCAGAGAATGCGTGGCCGCCCGGTGCTCCATCCGATGGGGTGGGACGCCTTCGGGCTGCCGGCAGAGAACGCAGCGATCGAGAGGGGCGTGGACCCGGGCGACTGGACCGATCGCAACATCGCCGCCATGCGGCAGCAGCTGCAGCGTCTCGGCCTCTCGATCGACTGGGACCGGGAGGTGGCCACCTGCCACGCCGACTATTACCGCTGGACCCAGTGGCTGTTCCTGCAGTTCCTCGAGGCCGGCCTGGCGTATCAGAAGGACGCCACCGTGAACTGGGATCCGGTGGACCAGACCGTGCTGGCCAACGAACAGGTGGACAGTGAAGGCCGCTCCTGGCGCTCCGGCGCCCTGGTGGAGAAGCGCCAGCTGCGCCAGTGGTTCCTGAAGATCACCGCCTACGCCGACCAGCTGCTGGACGACCTGCCGCAGCTGGAGGGCTGGCCGGAGCGGGTGCGCACCATGCAGGCCAACTGGATCGGGCGCAGCAGCGGCGCCGAACTCAGCTTCTCCGTGGTGAACGACCGGGGCCAGGAGACCGGCGAGCGGATCACCGTGTTCACCACCCGGCCCGACACCCTGTTCGGAGCCAGCTACCTGGTGCTGGCTCCGGACCACCCCCTGGTGGCGACGCTCACCAGCTCCGAGCACAAGCTGCAGGTGGAGGCGTTCTCCGCTCTCGTGAGCCGTCAGAGTGAACAGGAGCGCACCGCAGACGACAAACCCAAACGGGGCGTGCCGATCGGAGCACGGGTGCGCAACCCCGCCAACGGCGAGCTGATTCCCCTGTGGATCGCTGACTACGTGCTGGCCGACTACGGCACCGGGGCCGTGATGGGGGTTCCGGCCCACGACCAGCGGGACTTCGTCTTCGCCCGCCAGTACGAACTGCCGGTGCGGCAGGTGATCATTCCGGCCGGCAGCGACGAGCACGCCTATGAGGGCGGAGCCTGGACCGATCCCGGCATTCTCATTCACTCCGGCCCGTTCGACGGACTCACCAGCGCCGAGGCCAAACAGGCCATCACCCGGACCGCCGAGGAGCAGGGCTGGGGCGAAGCCAAGGTGCAGTTCCGCCTGCGCGACTGGCTCATCTCCCGCCAGCGCTACTGGGGTTGCCCCATCCCGGTGATCCACTGTCAGAGCTGTGGCGTTGTGCCGGTGCCGGCCGATCAGCTGCCGGTGGAACTGCCGCGCAACGTGCCCTTCAGCGGCAAGGGCGGCTCACCCCTGGCCCAGCTGGAGAGCTGGTGGCAGGTGCCGTGTCCCTGCTGCGGCCAGCCGGCCCGCAGGGAGACCGACACCATGGACACCTTCATGTGCTCCAGCTGGTACTTCCTGCGCTACAGCGACCCCCACAACACCACGCTGCCGTTCAGCCGCGAGGCGGTGGACCGCTGGCTGCCGGTGGATCAGTACGTGGGCGGCATCGAGCACGCCATCCTCCACCTGCTCTACGCCCGCTTCTTCACCAAGGTGCTGCGCGACCGGGGCCTGCTGGGTTTCGGCGAACCCTTCACCCGCCTGCTCACCCAGGGGATGGTGCAGGGCATCACCTACAGGAATCCCGCGAGCGGCAAGTATGTGGCGCCGGCGGATGTGGCCGATCCCACGGATCCCCGCGATCCGATCAGCGGCGAGGTGCTCGACACCTTCTACGAGAAGATGTCCAAATCGAAGCACAACGGCGTCGATCCCGCCGTGGTGATCGATCGCTATGGCGCCGACACGGCCCGGATGTTCATTCTGTTCAAGGCCCCACCGGAAAAGGATCTGGAGTGGGACGACGCCGATGTGGAAGGGCAGTTCCGCTTCCTCCAGCGCCTCTGGCGGCTGGTGGATGGGGCCCTGGCCCGTGGTCTCATGCTGGGCCCTGCGGAGCAGGACGGCACGGATTCTGCGAATCTCCCCACTGCCGATCTGATCCCGGCCGAGCGGGAGCTGCGCCGTGCGGTGCACACCGCCATCGCCGCCGTGAGCGAAGACCTGGACGGCGACTTCCAGTTCAACACCGCGGTGTCGGAACTGATGAAGCTCAGCAACGCCATGGCTGACCACCTGGAGGCAAGCCGCGATCCGGTGGCCCGCGAAGCGCTGCGCACCCTGGTGCTGCTGCTCGCTCCCTTTGCCCCCCACCTGGCCGAAGAGCTCTGGGCCAGGCTCCATGGCCAGGCGGCCGGCGACGGAACCTCCCCCGGGAGCGTGCATCGTGAGAGCTGGCCGAGCCTGGATCCGGAAGCGCTGGTGCGCGACACCATCCCGCTGGTGATCCAGGTGAAGGGCAAGGTGCGGGGCTCCCTGGAGGTGCCGGCCGATGCCGACAAGGCCGCGCTCGAGGCCATCGCCCTGGCCAGCGACATCGCCGCCAAGTGGCTCGAGGGCAAGCCTCCCAGCCGGGTGATCGTGGTGCCGGGCAAGCTCGTGAACCTGGTGCCATGA
- the dapF gene encoding diaminopimelate epimerase — translation MLQYCKYQGLGNDFLMVDGRGATDAATDVATEAATETPTDDTCLGLTPERIRRLCDRRFGIGADGLIVAAPPREGGELRMRIFNADGSEPEMCGNGIRCLARFLADSDGDLPGRRWQVETLAGRIVPELQPDGSVRVDMGQPFLAPETVPTTLEIGDAGIPQGSLEAAGESFQVGAAGMGNPHVVIPVPDLEAVDLERFGAALEVHPAFPARTNVHFVQVLTPAHLVMRVWERGAGPTLACGTGACATLVVCHALGLAERSARLDLPGGPLQISWDPADDHVWMTGPAEAVFDAVIAPSLWDPEGVDDLDGQPPSPEATSPEPEPAVVETVSVDCATVCVQGCIRPDDCPSAAARARVEALLSSSSLDDLVNLAANSLENRIRARAERPSSSGG, via the coding sequence GTGCTCCAGTACTGCAAGTATCAGGGTCTGGGAAATGATTTCCTGATGGTCGACGGTCGCGGCGCCACCGACGCCGCCACCGACGTCGCCACTGAGGCCGCCACCGAGACCCCCACCGACGACACCTGCCTCGGCCTCACCCCTGAGCGGATCCGCCGCCTCTGCGACCGCCGTTTCGGCATCGGCGCCGATGGCCTGATCGTGGCTGCACCGCCCCGGGAGGGTGGCGAGCTGCGCATGCGCATCTTCAATGCCGACGGCAGTGAGCCGGAGATGTGCGGCAATGGCATCCGTTGCCTGGCCCGTTTCCTGGCCGACAGCGATGGCGACCTGCCCGGCCGCCGCTGGCAGGTCGAGACCCTGGCCGGACGCATCGTGCCCGAGCTCCAGCCCGATGGCAGCGTGCGGGTGGACATGGGTCAGCCGTTTCTGGCTCCGGAGACGGTGCCCACCACCCTGGAGATCGGCGACGCGGGCATCCCCCAGGGCAGCCTCGAGGCCGCCGGCGAAAGCTTCCAGGTGGGAGCCGCAGGCATGGGCAACCCCCACGTGGTGATTCCCGTGCCGGATCTGGAGGCGGTGGACCTGGAGCGCTTCGGTGCCGCGCTGGAGGTCCATCCCGCCTTCCCCGCCCGCACCAATGTGCATTTCGTGCAGGTGCTCACCCCCGCCCATCTGGTGATGCGGGTGTGGGAGCGGGGTGCGGGGCCGACCCTGGCCTGCGGCACCGGAGCCTGCGCCACCCTGGTGGTGTGCCACGCGCTGGGGCTGGCGGAACGCTCAGCCCGGCTCGATCTGCCCGGTGGACCGCTGCAGATCAGCTGGGACCCTGCCGATGACCATGTGTGGATGACGGGTCCGGCCGAGGCCGTGTTCGATGCCGTGATCGCACCCTCCCTGTGGGATCCGGAGGGCGTGGACGACCTGGATGGGCAGCCGCCGAGCCCCGAGGCCACGTCCCCGGAGCCTGAGCCAGCCGTCGTGGAGACGGTGAGCGTGGACTGCGCCACGGTGTGCGTTCAGGGCTGCATCCGGCCCGACGACTGCCCCTCAGCAGCGGCACGGGCCCGGGTGGAGGCGCTGCTCAGCTCCAGCTCCCTCGACGACCTGGTGAATCTGGCCGCCAACTCCCTGGAGAACCGCATCCGCGCCCGCGCCGAGCGCCCCTCCAGTTCCGGCGGCTGA
- a CDS encoding cysteine desulfurase family protein — translation MAPPLPPLYLDACATAPPAEEVLNAMASVHRRAWANPSSLHGFGLQAAEALERARLQAAGCLGCDPDCLVFTSGGTEAIHTALLGMAAAHPTGRLVITAVEHPATVAAAAALRQRGWQVAVVPVDRAGLVDLDRFEALLAPPTRLASVIWGQSEVGTVQPVQSIGELCRRAGVRLHVDAVQVVGHQPLAFNRLPVDLLSCAAHKLQGPRGVGALLVRPGVPFEPLLPGGGQESGRRGGTEPVALAAGFAAGLQLATERLQRQGGEDPLRPLRDALLHQLLQHPGLRLSGVDPFGDPAQRLPHHISLLVNDRRGRPVSGRRLVQALWRHGVAASSGSACSSGAGASAVAGMPSPVLSAMGYPPAEAASGVRLSLGPWLEPADLDAVPQRLTRALEALEGPPAG, via the coding sequence GTGGCGCCGCCGCTTCCGCCCCTCTACCTCGATGCCTGTGCCACGGCGCCTCCGGCCGAGGAGGTGCTGAACGCGATGGCCTCCGTGCATCGCCGGGCCTGGGCCAACCCCTCCAGTTTGCATGGGTTCGGCCTCCAGGCTGCCGAGGCCCTGGAGCGGGCACGGCTGCAGGCGGCCGGCTGCCTCGGCTGTGATCCCGATTGCCTGGTGTTCACCTCGGGGGGCACCGAGGCCATCCATACGGCGCTGCTGGGCATGGCCGCCGCCCACCCGACCGGTCGGCTGGTGATCACGGCCGTGGAACACCCGGCCACCGTGGCGGCGGCGGCGGCATTGAGACAGCGGGGCTGGCAGGTGGCCGTGGTCCCCGTGGACCGGGCCGGGCTCGTGGATCTGGACAGGTTCGAGGCCCTTCTCGCGCCGCCCACCCGGCTGGCCTCGGTGATCTGGGGGCAGAGCGAGGTGGGTACGGTCCAGCCCGTGCAGTCCATCGGCGAGCTCTGCCGGAGAGCCGGGGTGCGCCTGCACGTGGATGCGGTGCAGGTGGTGGGCCACCAGCCGCTGGCGTTCAACCGCCTGCCGGTGGATCTGCTCAGCTGTGCGGCCCACAAGCTGCAGGGGCCCCGCGGTGTCGGCGCACTGCTGGTGCGCCCTGGGGTGCCGTTCGAACCGCTGTTGCCCGGTGGAGGCCAGGAGAGCGGCCGGCGGGGCGGCACCGAGCCGGTGGCCCTGGCCGCGGGTTTCGCCGCTGGCCTGCAGCTGGCCACCGAGCGGCTGCAGCGTCAGGGAGGGGAGGATCCGTTGAGGCCTCTTCGGGATGCCCTGCTGCACCAGCTGCTGCAGCACCCCGGGCTGAGGCTCAGTGGTGTGGATCCCTTCGGGGATCCTGCCCAGCGCCTGCCCCACCACATCAGCCTGTTGGTGAACGACCGGCGTGGCCGTCCTGTCTCCGGCCGCCGCCTGGTGCAGGCTCTCTGGCGCCACGGAGTGGCCGCCAGCAGTGGTTCGGCCTGCAGCAGCGGCGCCGGTGCCTCCGCCGTTGCCGGGATGCCCAGCCCGGTGCTCAGCGCCATGGGCTACCCGCCCGCGGAAGCGGCCAGCGGGGTGCGGCTCAGCCTCGGCCCCTGGCTGGAGCCCGCTGACCTCGATGCCGTTCCCCAGCGGCTCACCAGGGCCCTTGAGGCCCTTGAGGGACCGCCAGCTGGGTAG
- a CDS encoding DUF1995 family protein: protein MLPADLRSAEAEALTAIEAALATGDTGLWTVEFRFEGLRLLPLALRLLEALNTAHPGVRMLLPDAGATALAKRDAPDFASQLASLRDQMRLQQADGASGGLLLLVGPTPADYEEVEQVCALHRGLVLMLNGSLEDAAVGIGSVARERRRGFLADWQSAYALIPLAEGALRRAFPAGWQLYRRDPDGHRFVADFEQKPDAEQRAAALAGEGGPGLAGNLQAIESLIEGLRH from the coding sequence ATGCTCCCCGCCGATCTCCGCTCCGCCGAGGCCGAAGCTCTCACGGCGATCGAGGCGGCCCTGGCCACCGGTGACACAGGCCTCTGGACCGTGGAGTTCCGCTTCGAGGGGCTTCGGTTGCTGCCCCTGGCCCTGCGTCTTCTGGAGGCGCTGAACACCGCCCATCCCGGCGTCCGGATGCTGCTGCCCGACGCCGGGGCCACGGCACTGGCCAAGCGCGATGCTCCGGATTTCGCCTCCCAGCTGGCCAGCCTGCGCGACCAGATGCGGCTGCAGCAGGCCGATGGTGCCAGCGGTGGCCTGCTGCTGCTGGTGGGGCCCACCCCGGCCGACTACGAGGAGGTGGAGCAGGTCTGTGCTCTGCACCGCGGCCTGGTGCTGATGCTCAACGGCAGTCTCGAGGATGCCGCCGTGGGTATCGGCAGCGTGGCCCGGGAGCGTCGTCGCGGCTTCCTGGCCGACTGGCAGAGCGCCTACGCCCTGATTCCACTGGCGGAAGGGGCGCTCCGGCGTGCCTTCCCCGCGGGCTGGCAGCTCTACCGCCGGGATCCCGACGGCCACCGGTTCGTCGCGGATTTCGAGCAGAAGCCGGATGCAGAGCAGCGGGCCGCGGCCCTGGCCGGTGAGGGTGGGCCTGGCCTGGCCGGCAACCTGCAGGCGATCGAATCCCTCATCGAGGGGCTGCGTCACTGA
- a CDS encoding DUF4330 domain-containing protein: protein MTSQPPVSKTRRWSLVDAGALAAVLLAAAGVIWSPKLSSAVAQATGGVVPVTVLVDVRGVPVADPTGLVEAARAEGKVAIVIRNQPHGSVAIERIQQLQRRLVAVQPDGSVVTAPDPSGRDFSNLDARFVLKAQGRRASGGVVFGNQTVKVGAPIEIEGEGYRVNGTVTGINLQEG from the coding sequence ATGACCAGCCAGCCGCCTGTCTCCAAGACCCGCCGCTGGAGCCTGGTGGATGCCGGGGCCCTGGCCGCCGTGCTGCTGGCCGCGGCGGGCGTGATCTGGAGCCCGAAACTCTCCAGCGCCGTGGCCCAGGCCACGGGCGGCGTGGTGCCGGTCACCGTGCTGGTGGATGTGCGCGGCGTTCCCGTGGCCGATCCCACCGGCCTGGTCGAGGCGGCCCGGGCCGAGGGCAAGGTGGCGATCGTGATCCGCAACCAGCCCCACGGCAGCGTGGCCATCGAACGGATCCAGCAGCTGCAGCGCCGCCTGGTGGCCGTTCAGCCCGATGGCTCGGTGGTCACCGCCCCCGATCCCAGCGGCCGTGATTTCAGCAATCTCGATGCCCGCTTCGTGCTCAAGGCCCAGGGACGGCGCGCCAGTGGCGGTGTGGTGTTCGGCAACCAGACCGTGAAAGTGGGGGCCCCGATCGAGATCGAAGGCGAGGGCTACCGCGTCAACGGCACCGTCACCGGCATCAACCTTCAGGAAGGCTGA
- the dacB gene encoding D-alanyl-D-alanine carboxypeptidase/D-alanyl-D-alanine-endopeptidase has product MRTTPLSLRSAARRLGVVALLPLALPFTAGAALAQQRPAITTLELEPAPLASLPPVPPAVGLPQLQGQVSCPALQQRVQSVLGREAGVWSVTVADARGRLLADVNGTRPRVPASNQKLVSTAFALDRLGPDYRLATRLWRLPDGSFRLTGEGDPDLALPQLQRLTKLALGSGGSSGQTPSLVRLQIAEEPKQAWWPRGWHPDDRYYAYGAPITRLAVTSNAINDAVMNPPSRLQALLQKSVSQQGGAVQVSLVPATAPLPPDAVLLHQEPSAPMHSLLSLANTESHNFTAEVLMRQAAGTWNLAQAQQLTSQWLGQQGLPMQGVRVADGSGLDRANRLTSRLLAALLLRMDQHPYGRNYLASMAVAGQRGTLRNLYKGTPLQGQFYGKTGTLTGVRSISGVLLTSDGPRYVSALSNGAYQPNTTIGQVLRQAQQTQLCPG; this is encoded by the coding sequence ATGCGCACCACCCCCCTGTCTCTCCGTTCCGCAGCACGCCGGTTGGGGGTGGTCGCCCTGCTTCCCCTCGCCCTTCCGTTCACGGCTGGCGCTGCCCTGGCCCAACAACGGCCGGCGATCACCACTCTGGAGCTGGAGCCGGCACCGCTCGCCAGCCTGCCTCCTGTCCCGCCCGCGGTCGGGCTGCCGCAGCTCCAGGGTCAGGTGAGCTGCCCGGCTCTGCAGCAGCGCGTTCAGAGCGTGCTGGGCCGCGAAGCCGGGGTGTGGAGCGTCACCGTCGCCGACGCCCGGGGTCGGCTGCTGGCCGATGTGAACGGCACCCGGCCGCGGGTGCCGGCCTCGAACCAGAAGCTGGTGAGCACGGCCTTCGCTCTCGATCGTCTCGGGCCTGATTACCGTCTGGCCACCCGCCTCTGGCGCCTGCCGGACGGCAGCTTCCGCCTCACCGGGGAAGGCGATCCCGATCTGGCCCTGCCCCAGCTGCAGCGGCTCACCAAGCTCGCCCTCGGCTCCGGTGGCTCCAGCGGCCAGACCCCGTCCCTGGTGCGGCTGCAGATCGCCGAGGAGCCCAAGCAGGCCTGGTGGCCCCGGGGCTGGCACCCGGACGACCGCTACTACGCCTACGGGGCTCCCATCACCCGGTTGGCGGTGACCAGCAACGCCATCAACGATGCGGTGATGAATCCACCGTCGCGGCTGCAGGCGCTGCTGCAGAAGTCGGTGAGCCAGCAGGGCGGTGCCGTGCAGGTGAGCCTCGTGCCCGCCACCGCTCCCCTCCCACCGGACGCCGTGCTGCTGCACCAGGAGCCCTCGGCGCCGATGCACAGCCTGCTCAGCCTCGCCAACACCGAAAGCCACAACTTCACCGCCGAGGTGCTGATGCGCCAGGCGGCTGGTACCTGGAACCTGGCGCAGGCCCAGCAGCTCACCAGCCAGTGGCTGGGTCAGCAGGGCTTGCCGATGCAGGGCGTGCGGGTGGCCGACGGCAGCGGCCTTGACCGGGCCAACCGTCTCACCAGCCGCCTGCTGGCGGCCCTGTTGCTGCGGATGGATCAGCACCCCTACGGCCGCAACTACCTGGCCTCCATGGCAGTGGCCGGCCAGCGCGGCACCCTCCGCAACCTGTACAAGGGAACTCCCCTCCAGGGCCAGTTCTATGGCAAGACCGGCACGCTCACTGGTGTGCGCTCGATCAGCGGCGTGCTGCTCACCTCCGATGGTCCGCGCTACGTGAGCGCGCTCAGCAACGGCGCCTACCAGCCCAACACCACCATTGGCCAGGTGTTGCGCCAGGCCCAGCAGACCCAGCTCTGTCCGGGCTGA
- the coaD gene encoding pantetheine-phosphate adenylyltransferase translates to MRALYPGSFDPLTLGHLDLIERASRLFDGVVVAVLQNPSKQPAFPLEQRLEQIRGATGHLQGVEVGSFDGLTVECARRCGAQVILRGLRAMSDFEFELQIAHTNQSLEPEVETLFLATAVHHSFLSSSVVKEVARFGGDVHHMVPPGVAQDLAKLFNRAATRTPGHG, encoded by the coding sequence ATGCGCGCCCTCTACCCCGGCAGCTTCGATCCGCTCACCCTCGGCCACCTCGACCTGATCGAGCGGGCCAGTCGCCTGTTCGACGGCGTGGTGGTGGCGGTGCTGCAGAACCCGAGCAAACAGCCGGCCTTCCCGCTGGAGCAGCGGCTGGAGCAGATCCGTGGCGCCACCGGTCATCTGCAGGGGGTGGAGGTGGGCAGCTTCGACGGCCTCACCGTGGAGTGCGCCCGGCGCTGCGGCGCCCAGGTGATCCTGCGGGGGCTGAGGGCCATGAGTGACTTCGAATTCGAACTTCAGATCGCCCACACCAACCAGAGCCTCGAACCGGAGGTGGAAACCCTGTTCCTTGCCACCGCTGTCCACCACAGCTTTCTCAGCAGTTCGGTGGTGAAGGAGGTGGCCCGGTTCGGGGGCGATGTGCATCACATGGTGCCCCCCGGAGTGGCGCAGGACCTGGCGAAGCTTTTTAATCGGGCGGCAACCAGGACCCCCGGCCATGGCTGA
- a CDS encoding flavin reductase family protein — protein MATTTLNADAKKTLLRKIPHGVFICGVAEGEEVNGFTASWVTQGSFEPPLVVMAVRADSTSNGMIQRTGRFSLNVLGADQKDLAAVFFKPQKGVGGRFDAAPFQLGQLGLPVLENALGAVECELVGQVAHGDHTVFVGEVKAATLHKDGAALELSSTGWQYGG, from the coding sequence ATGGCCACCACCACCCTCAATGCCGACGCCAAGAAGACCCTGCTGCGCAAGATTCCCCATGGTGTGTTCATCTGCGGGGTCGCCGAGGGTGAGGAGGTGAACGGCTTCACCGCCAGCTGGGTGACCCAGGGCTCCTTCGAGCCGCCCCTGGTGGTGATGGCTGTGCGGGCCGACAGCACCAGCAACGGCATGATCCAGCGCACCGGACGGTTCTCCCTCAACGTGCTGGGCGCCGATCAGAAGGATCTGGCCGCGGTGTTCTTCAAGCCCCAGAAGGGCGTGGGTGGCCGCTTCGACGCCGCACCCTTCCAGCTGGGCCAGCTTGGCCTGCCGGTGCTGGAGAACGCCCTCGGAGCCGTGGAGTGCGAGCTGGTGGGTCAGGTGGCCCATGGCGACCACACCGTGTTCGTGGGGGAAGTGAAGGCCGCCACCCTGCACAAGGACGGGGCCGCGCTCGAGCTGAGCAGCACCGGCTGGCAGTACGGCGGCTGA